In Streptomyces longhuiensis, the following proteins share a genomic window:
- a CDS encoding adenine deaminase C-terminal domain-containing protein → MSEQHDLRIFGGSVVSTFTGEEFPADVLVRGSQISAVLPPGTPAEAREEIDATGMRIVPGFVDAHMHIESAFLTPEQFAAVTLARGTTTVLADPHEIVNVAGRDAMRWMIDAGDRTPQTQLWGVPSCVPALEGLEHAGAALSAGDIAEMLRWPGVVALGEVMDYRAVVAGDPRMAAVTAAARAQGTILDGHCPNLSGAELSAYLATGVDSDHTKNRTDVVLEKARLGMTMMLQEKCLGEDVAQALLALPQLPPLCLVTDDLAADHIVTKGHLDHIARVAVAAGFPPHVVLRALTWTPAQRLRLYDRGVVSPGKRADLVLLRGELAAFDPAVVLAGGQVVGRDGAAVYEARSGEAGALESRVDVEAQDEDGFRWRVDLPDGTHRFRAMRVNPRDTYTEAAEVELPVSGGEVAWEGRTVLVRVRNRHGRDGVVFAPLLGRDLTEGAVATTYAHDSHNLVTIGTSRAAMAAASATVVADGGGVAVVRGVAGESVAARMPLPVGGVLSARPAARVAEEAGAVRAALEAWGWEHLNPFMSVSTLTLAVSPALKITDRSLVDVVRRAPVGATIGS, encoded by the coding sequence ATGAGTGAACAGCACGACCTCCGGATCTTCGGCGGGAGCGTGGTGTCCACCTTCACCGGCGAGGAGTTCCCCGCGGACGTACTGGTCCGGGGGAGTCAGATCAGCGCCGTACTGCCGCCGGGCACCCCCGCCGAGGCGCGCGAGGAGATCGACGCCACCGGCATGCGGATCGTCCCCGGCTTCGTGGACGCCCACATGCACATCGAGAGCGCCTTCCTCACGCCGGAGCAGTTCGCCGCCGTGACGCTGGCCCGCGGCACCACCACCGTCCTCGCCGACCCGCACGAGATCGTCAACGTCGCGGGCCGGGACGCCATGCGGTGGATGATCGACGCCGGTGACCGGACGCCACAGACCCAGCTGTGGGGCGTGCCCTCGTGCGTGCCCGCGCTCGAAGGTCTTGAGCACGCCGGTGCGGCGCTGTCCGCCGGCGACATCGCGGAGATGCTGCGCTGGCCGGGCGTGGTGGCTCTGGGCGAGGTCATGGACTACCGGGCGGTCGTGGCCGGCGATCCGCGGATGGCCGCGGTCACCGCCGCCGCCCGGGCCCAGGGCACGATCCTGGACGGCCACTGCCCCAACCTCAGCGGCGCCGAGCTCAGCGCCTACCTGGCCACGGGCGTGGACTCCGACCACACCAAGAACCGCACCGACGTGGTCCTGGAGAAGGCCCGCCTGGGCATGACGATGATGCTCCAGGAGAAGTGCCTCGGCGAGGACGTCGCGCAGGCGCTCCTCGCGCTGCCCCAGCTGCCGCCGCTGTGCCTCGTGACCGACGACCTGGCGGCCGACCACATCGTCACCAAGGGACACCTCGACCACATCGCCCGCGTGGCGGTGGCGGCCGGCTTCCCGCCGCACGTCGTCCTGCGCGCGCTGACCTGGACCCCGGCGCAGCGCCTTCGGCTGTATGACCGGGGCGTCGTCTCGCCGGGCAAGCGCGCCGACCTGGTCCTCCTGCGCGGCGAACTCGCCGCGTTCGACCCGGCCGTCGTGCTGGCCGGCGGCCAGGTCGTGGGCAGGGACGGAGCCGCGGTATACGAGGCACGGTCCGGTGAGGCCGGCGCCCTGGAGAGCCGGGTCGACGTGGAGGCGCAGGACGAGGACGGGTTCCGCTGGCGCGTGGACCTGCCGGACGGGACGCACCGGTTCCGGGCCATGCGCGTGAACCCTCGGGACACCTACACCGAGGCCGCCGAGGTCGAACTCCCGGTGTCCGGCGGCGAAGTGGCGTGGGAAGGCAGGACCGTACTGGTCCGCGTCCGTAATCGCCACGGCCGTGACGGAGTCGTCTTCGCGCCGCTGCTCGGCCGGGACCTGACGGAGGGCGCCGTGGCCACCACGTACGCCCACGACAGCCACAACCTGGTGACGATCGGTACGTCCCGTGCGGCGATGGCCGCGGCGTCGGCGACCGTGGTGGCCGACGGAGGCGGCGTGGCCGTCGTCCGAGGTGTCGCAGGCGAGAGTGTGGCGGCGCGGATGCCGCTGCCGGTGGGCGGCGTGCTCTCCGCCCGGCCGGCCGCGCGGGTCGCCGAGGAGGCGGGCGCCGTGCGGGCCGCCCTGGAGGCGTGGGGATGGGAACACCTCAACCCGTTCATGAGCGTGTCCACTCTTACGCTCGCCGTGTCCCCCGCACTGAAGATCACTGACCGGTCGCTGGTGGACGTCGTCCGGCGCGCGCCGGTGGGGGCGACGATCGGTTCCTGA
- a CDS encoding TetR/AcrR family transcriptional regulator gives MPRTKGDHEARRRDVSEAVWRVLVAHGFGGLTMRAVAAELDASTGLLTHYFPAKRDLVAYALDLLEQRTVSRPRPAAGEGLAALRTALMGILPLTGEATDSNRIWVSSWDTALADPGLSDDYAGKYARSRDKLRDLVVAAQEAGELPDGDPARIAAGAQAFVLGLVVQALFDPEAFPPRRQAGLLDDYLDAVTGTG, from the coding sequence ATGCCACGTACCAAGGGGGACCATGAGGCCCGTCGCCGTGACGTCTCCGAGGCGGTCTGGCGGGTGCTGGTCGCGCATGGATTCGGCGGCCTGACGATGCGCGCCGTCGCCGCCGAACTCGACGCGTCCACCGGCCTGCTCACCCACTACTTCCCGGCCAAGCGCGACCTGGTCGCGTACGCCCTCGACCTGCTCGAGCAGCGGACCGTCTCGCGCCCACGGCCTGCCGCGGGGGAGGGTCTGGCCGCGCTGAGGACCGCCCTGATGGGCATCCTGCCGCTGACGGGCGAGGCCACCGACAGCAACCGGATCTGGGTGTCCTCCTGGGACACCGCGCTCGCGGACCCCGGGCTGAGCGACGACTACGCCGGCAAGTACGCGCGAAGCCGCGACAAGCTGCGCGACCTGGTCGTGGCCGCTCAGGAGGCGGGCGAACTGCCCGACGGGGACCCGGCGCGCATCGCGGCCGGCGCCCAGGCCTTCGTGCTCGGCCTGGTGGTGCAGGCACTGTTCGACCCCGAGGCGTTCCCGCCTCGTCGCCAGGCCGGGCTTCTGGACGATTACCTGGACGCGGTGACCGGCACCGGGTGA
- a CDS encoding LacI family DNA-binding transcriptional regulator, whose translation MATLMDVARAAGVSKATASRALQRPELVAEPTRLRVLDAAQRLGFHPNAAARALTTGRTGLVGLVVPTLSNPFFAPLVMGAQQTAEKTDHHLLIAVSEYDPTREAELADRLAEQADGLIMVTPVGTDAALRERARRFPLVLVDRQVGRLPAVVADTATGLAQLMDHLLDQGHRDIAYVSGPAGSWADGQRSAILTERAEQAKARLHVLGPLPPTFDAGIEAARDLPSDATAVLAYNSYLTLGLLHGLAAANRRVPEDVSLAAADDLSSLRSTTPPVTALDVPVEEVGALAVTRLIDLLAGHHVTVTSRLPSLPVLRASTAPPADSARR comes from the coding sequence ATGGCGACGCTGATGGATGTGGCGCGCGCGGCGGGGGTGTCCAAGGCCACGGCCTCAAGGGCCCTGCAGCGCCCCGAGCTGGTCGCGGAACCCACCCGCCTGCGCGTGCTGGACGCCGCGCAGCGCCTCGGCTTCCACCCCAACGCCGCCGCCCGCGCGCTGACCACCGGGCGGACGGGACTGGTCGGCCTGGTCGTACCGACGCTCTCCAACCCGTTCTTCGCGCCGCTCGTGATGGGCGCCCAGCAGACCGCCGAGAAGACCGACCATCACCTCCTGATCGCCGTCTCGGAGTACGACCCCACGCGTGAGGCGGAGCTCGCCGACCGCCTGGCCGAGCAGGCCGACGGGCTGATCATGGTCACGCCGGTGGGCACCGACGCCGCGCTGCGGGAACGCGCGCGGCGCTTCCCCCTGGTACTGGTCGACCGCCAGGTGGGCCGGCTGCCCGCGGTCGTGGCCGACACGGCGACGGGCCTGGCCCAGCTCATGGACCACCTCCTCGACCAGGGACACCGGGACATCGCCTACGTCTCGGGACCCGCCGGTTCCTGGGCCGACGGGCAGCGGTCCGCGATCCTGACGGAGCGCGCGGAGCAGGCGAAGGCCCGGCTGCACGTCCTGGGCCCGCTGCCGCCCACGTTCGACGCGGGGATAGAGGCCGCCCGCGACCTTCCCTCCGACGCCACGGCCGTGCTCGCCTACAACAGCTATCTGACGCTCGGCCTGCTGCACGGACTCGCGGCGGCGAATCGCCGGGTGCCCGAGGACGTCAGCCTGGCCGCGGCCGACGACCTGAGCAGCCTCAGGTCCACGACACCTCCCGTGACGGCGCTCGACGTCCCGGTGGAGGAGGTGGGCGCACTCGCCGTCACGCGCCTCATCGACCTGCTCGCGGGCCACCACGTCACGGTCACCTCCCGCCTGCCGTCCCTGCCGGTGCTGCGCGCGTCGACGGCTCCGCCTGCGGACTCCGCGCGCAGGTAG
- a CDS encoding ABC transporter ATP-binding protein has product MSDFVIEAAGLRKEFGQAVAVDDVSFTLSRGQSLAVVGESGSGKTTVARMLVGLENPSGGSISVCGRPRRGGRVSSAERRRRAREIQIVFQDPYSSLDKLQRIGDVVETSLALHFPLTPAERRRRARELLEAVGLAERHAAMLPRQLSGGQRQRVAIARAIAVEPEVLVLDEAVAALDVSIQAQILNLLADIRERSGISYVFISHDLAVVHQISDFAVVMSGGRIVERGDTRDLLRDPQEEYTQALRAAVPRPGWKPTRRQSA; this is encoded by the coding sequence ATGAGCGACTTCGTGATCGAGGCGGCGGGTCTGCGCAAGGAGTTCGGGCAGGCGGTCGCCGTCGACGACGTGTCCTTCACGCTGTCGCGCGGCCAGTCCCTGGCGGTGGTCGGGGAATCCGGCTCCGGCAAGACGACGGTCGCGCGGATGCTGGTAGGGCTGGAGAACCCGTCCGGCGGATCGATCAGCGTGTGCGGGCGGCCGCGTCGCGGCGGGCGGGTGTCGTCGGCGGAACGCCGCAGGCGCGCCCGGGAGATCCAGATCGTGTTCCAGGACCCCTACTCGTCGCTCGACAAGCTCCAGCGGATCGGCGACGTCGTGGAGACCAGCCTCGCCCTTCATTTCCCGCTGACACCCGCCGAACGGCGCAGGCGGGCACGGGAGTTGCTCGAGGCGGTCGGACTGGCCGAGCGGCACGCGGCCATGCTCCCCCGCCAGCTCTCCGGCGGGCAGCGGCAGCGCGTCGCCATCGCCCGCGCCATCGCCGTCGAGCCGGAGGTGCTCGTCCTGGACGAGGCGGTGGCGGCGCTCGACGTGTCCATCCAGGCGCAGATCCTCAATCTGCTCGCCGACATCCGTGAACGCAGCGGCATCAGTTACGTGTTCATCTCGCACGACCTCGCCGTGGTCCACCAGATCAGCGACTTCGCCGTCGTGATGTCCGGCGGTCGGATCGTCGAGCGCGGAGACACCCGCGACCTGCTGCGCGACCCCCAGGAGGAGTACACCCAGGCGCTGCGCGCGGCGGTCCCGCGCCCGGGCTGGAAGCCGACGCGGAGGCAATCCGCCTGA
- a CDS encoding NCS2 family permease, translating to MPPTAPTTGEQTAVTTEPPASRVERLFGVRGRGSTHRTELVAGASMFMAAAYAVVVVPGQLAGAGVPHGAATTAVIIAIALATLAMGLMANLPFVVAPGLGGVALVAFTIVGQDHVPWDTALGMVFWSGVAFLVLTLLGIRDLVTRLMPMHLKYAISGGLGLYIALIGFRDADLVVGNADKAALAVGDLSKPAGLLALAGLLLLTALASRKVPGAFLITIAAVTVAGIPLGVTEVPDSLFSAPDSPGPLLFHIDILGALKPEYFPYIFAFFVSEFFSMTGTLLAVAGRAGLLDKDGNIPGSRRPFLVDSVSVMGGAAVGAPSMTAYLESSAGADSGGRTGLASVWAACGFGLLLLVTPFATLIPSAATAPVLMYIGLNMLGALKNVDFKDPTHAVPAALTVATTLFFGNFGTGIATGLAAHVLVKTVSGRIREVAWPLWIVMIPLGYYFYTLVP from the coding sequence ATGCCACCCACCGCTCCGACCACCGGCGAGCAGACCGCCGTCACGACCGAGCCACCCGCCTCGCGCGTCGAACGGCTCTTCGGCGTCCGCGGCCGCGGCAGCACCCACCGCACCGAACTCGTGGCGGGCGCCTCGATGTTCATGGCCGCCGCCTACGCCGTGGTCGTCGTGCCCGGTCAGCTGGCCGGCGCCGGCGTACCGCACGGCGCCGCCACCACCGCCGTCATCATCGCGATAGCCCTGGCCACCCTGGCGATGGGCCTGATGGCCAACCTGCCCTTCGTCGTCGCCCCGGGCCTCGGCGGAGTGGCGCTCGTCGCCTTCACCATCGTCGGCCAGGACCACGTCCCCTGGGACACGGCGCTCGGCATGGTCTTCTGGTCCGGCGTGGCTTTCCTGGTGCTCACCCTCCTCGGCATCCGCGACCTCGTCACGCGTCTGATGCCGATGCACCTCAAGTACGCCATCAGCGGCGGCCTCGGCCTCTACATCGCCCTCATCGGATTCCGGGACGCGGACCTCGTCGTCGGCAACGCCGACAAGGCGGCCCTGGCCGTCGGTGACCTGTCCAAGCCCGCCGGGCTGCTGGCCCTGGCCGGCCTGCTGCTGCTCACCGCGCTCGCGTCGCGCAAGGTGCCCGGAGCGTTCCTCATCACCATCGCGGCGGTGACGGTCGCCGGTATCCCGCTGGGTGTGACCGAGGTCCCCGACAGCCTCTTCTCGGCGCCGGACTCGCCCGGCCCGCTGCTCTTCCACATCGACATCCTCGGCGCCCTCAAGCCCGAGTACTTCCCGTACATCTTCGCCTTCTTCGTCTCGGAGTTCTTCTCCATGACCGGGACGCTGCTGGCCGTCGCCGGGCGGGCCGGACTCCTCGACAAGGACGGCAACATCCCCGGCTCCCGCCGCCCGTTCCTCGTCGACTCCGTCTCCGTGATGGGCGGGGCCGCCGTCGGCGCGCCCTCGATGACGGCCTACCTGGAGTCGTCGGCCGGCGCCGACTCGGGAGGCAGGACCGGCCTCGCGTCGGTGTGGGCGGCCTGCGGCTTCGGCCTCCTGCTCCTGGTCACTCCGTTCGCGACACTGATCCCGTCCGCGGCCACGGCGCCCGTCCTCATGTACATCGGGCTGAACATGCTCGGCGCCCTCAAGAACGTCGACTTCAAGGACCCGACGCACGCCGTCCCCGCGGCGCTGACCGTCGCGACCACCTTGTTCTTCGGCAACTTCGGCACCGGCATCGCGACGGGCCTGGCCGCGCACGTCCTGGTCAAGACCGTCAGCGGACGGATCCGCGAGGTGGCCTGGCCGCTGTGGATCGTGATGATCCCGCTCGGCTACTACTTCTACACCCTCGTCCCGTGA